A portion of the uncultured Draconibacterium sp. genome contains these proteins:
- a CDS encoding glycoside hydrolase family 3 C-terminal domain-containing protein: MNYKITIVMLLALLLGACTQKSTEKKTFTSSLLQYDEQIDGIISQMTLEEKVNMLHGKYMFVSAGVERLGIADMVYADGPFGIREEMEPKGWNPLGWETDKATFFPTGSALAATWSPELAYAYGTGMAKEARLRGKDVILGPAINIQRIPTGGRTYEYMSEDPFLSSQLAVQYTKGAQDNGAAACLKHYALNNQENNRGTVNVIIGERAMREIYLPPFKAAVQEADAYSVMSAYNKVNGWWCAENDVLLNQILRDEWGFGGFVVSDWSGTHSTVESVKHGLNVEMPDSKYLGEALLDSVKAGAVSEDVIDQRVREILRVRLAIDPVPAEEANQVITSQPESQQIAYDVACKSVVLLKNDGILPLDLSKKPLIAVIGENAVREMGSGGIGAGVKTLYEVTPLEGLKNKIGDKAEIQYAQGYVPVELDYEAIFGNKPQEKIDREEKEKAILNKKLNKEAVELAAKADIVLFIGGDNRAVETEANDRENIFLPSGQDDLVKQLSVVNENIITVLVSGAPNDLNTVKPLSKALLQSWFNGTEGGNALADILVGNISPSGRLPFTLPIKLEDSPAYALGNYPQGAKKGDIFVDLVDEKESEAHAADGNLENDPNTAYYSEESLVGYRWFDTKNKPVMYPFGYGLSYTEFAYADLNTTQESYGADEIISLSFNLSNTGDMAAEEVVQVYVHRINPSVEWPFKELKAFTRVALDPGKSQAVTLEIPVEKLQYWNEENHAWDNDLCDIELLVGASSGDIRLKKQIALK, encoded by the coding sequence ATGAACTACAAAATCACAATTGTAATGCTTTTAGCTCTGCTGCTTGGAGCATGTACACAAAAATCAACTGAAAAGAAAACTTTCACATCATCGTTGTTGCAATACGACGAACAGATTGACGGTATCATTTCGCAGATGACACTGGAAGAAAAAGTAAACATGCTGCACGGAAAGTACATGTTTGTTTCGGCCGGTGTTGAACGTCTTGGAATTGCCGACATGGTTTATGCTGATGGGCCATTTGGTATTCGTGAGGAAATGGAGCCAAAAGGATGGAATCCACTTGGCTGGGAAACCGACAAAGCAACCTTCTTCCCAACCGGATCGGCGCTGGCTGCCACCTGGAGTCCGGAGCTGGCTTACGCCTACGGAACCGGAATGGCAAAAGAAGCCCGTTTACGTGGTAAAGACGTAATTCTTGGGCCGGCTATTAACATTCAGCGGATTCCTACCGGAGGCCGTACGTATGAGTACATGAGCGAAGATCCGTTCCTGAGTTCGCAACTGGCAGTGCAATACACTAAAGGTGCGCAAGACAACGGTGCTGCGGCCTGTTTAAAACACTATGCGCTAAACAACCAGGAAAACAACCGCGGTACGGTAAACGTGATAATTGGCGAACGCGCCATGCGCGAGATTTACCTGCCACCTTTTAAAGCTGCAGTTCAGGAAGCAGATGCCTACAGCGTGATGTCGGCCTACAACAAAGTAAACGGCTGGTGGTGCGCTGAAAACGATGTACTACTGAACCAGATCCTTCGCGATGAATGGGGCTTTGGCGGTTTTGTTGTTTCCGACTGGAGCGGTACCCACTCTACTGTTGAGTCGGTAAAACACGGTCTGAACGTTGAAATGCCCGACAGCAAATACTTAGGCGAGGCTCTACTTGACTCGGTAAAAGCCGGTGCAGTTTCGGAAGACGTTATCGACCAGCGTGTGCGCGAGATTCTGCGTGTACGTTTGGCCATTGACCCGGTTCCGGCCGAAGAAGCTAATCAGGTAATCACTTCGCAACCCGAAAGCCAGCAGATTGCTTATGATGTAGCTTGTAAATCGGTAGTGTTGCTGAAAAACGATGGCATCCTTCCGTTAGACCTCAGCAAAAAACCATTGATCGCTGTAATTGGTGAAAATGCGGTTCGCGAAATGGGAAGCGGTGGTATTGGTGCAGGCGTAAAAACGCTGTATGAAGTTACGCCACTTGAAGGTTTGAAAAACAAAATCGGCGATAAAGCCGAGATACAATATGCACAAGGTTACGTTCCGGTAGAATTGGATTACGAAGCCATCTTTGGAAACAAACCACAGGAAAAGATCGACCGTGAGGAAAAAGAAAAGGCGATCCTCAACAAAAAACTGAATAAGGAAGCTGTTGAGCTGGCTGCCAAAGCCGATATCGTACTGTTTATTGGTGGCGATAACCGTGCCGTGGAAACCGAAGCCAACGACCGCGAAAACATTTTCCTGCCATCGGGTCAGGATGATTTAGTGAAACAGTTAAGTGTTGTAAACGAGAATATAATCACTGTGCTGGTTAGTGGCGCGCCCAACGATTTGAACACTGTAAAACCGCTTTCAAAAGCATTGTTGCAATCGTGGTTTAACGGTACCGAAGGAGGAAATGCACTGGCCGACATTCTGGTTGGAAACATTTCGCCAAGCGGACGTTTGCCCTTTACGCTGCCGATTAAATTGGAAGATTCACCGGCTTATGCGCTGGGCAACTATCCACAGGGAGCTAAAAAAGGTGACATCTTTGTTGACCTTGTTGACGAGAAAGAATCGGAAGCACACGCTGCAGACGGCAACCTGGAGAACGATCCAAACACAGCTTATTACTCGGAAGAATCGCTGGTGGGTTACCGCTGGTTCGATACCAAAAACAAACCGGTTATGTATCCGTTTGGCTACGGATTATCGTACACCGAATTTGCTTATGCCGATTTGAATACTACTCAGGAAAGTTACGGAGCTGATGAAATCATTTCGCTGTCGTTCAACTTAAGCAATACAGGTGATATGGCTGCCGAAGAAGTGGTTCAGGTATATGTGCACCGCATTAATCCATCGGTTGAATGGCCGTTTAAAGAGTTAAAAGCCTTTACACGCGTGGCGCTAGATCCGGGCAAAAGTCAGGCAGTAACTTTAGAAATACCAGTAGAAAAACTGCAATACTGGAACGAAGAAAACCATGCATGGGATAACGACCTTTGCGATATCGAATTACTGGTAGGTGCCTCATCAGGTGATATCCGTTTGAAAAAACAAATTGCACTGAAATAA
- a CDS encoding DUF1801 domain-containing protein: MKIEANTPEEYIAQLPVERKQALIKLREVIKNNLPDGFEETLNYGMIGFVVPHSVYPPGYHCDTKLPLPFISIASQKNFVALYHMGIYANKNLLDWFVAEYAKHCTTKLDMGKSCIRFKKIDQIPYNLIAELATKITVSDWINFYEQHIKR; encoded by the coding sequence ATGAAAATTGAGGCTAACACACCCGAAGAATATATTGCACAACTGCCAGTAGAGCGAAAGCAAGCATTAATAAAACTTCGCGAAGTGATTAAGAATAATTTGCCGGATGGATTTGAAGAAACCTTAAACTATGGAATGATTGGTTTTGTGGTTCCGCACTCCGTTTACCCGCCGGGTTACCATTGCGATACAAAATTGCCACTCCCCTTTATTAGTATCGCGTCGCAGAAAAATTTTGTGGCACTTTATCACATGGGAATTTACGCCAATAAAAACCTGCTTGATTGGTTTGTTGCTGAATATGCAAAACACTGCACAACAAAATTAGACATGGGAAAAAGCTGTATCCGTTTTAAGAAGATCGATCAGATTCCTTACAATCTTATTGCAGAGCTGGCCACAAAAATAACTGTCTCTGATTGGATCAATTTTTACGAGCAACACATTAAACGTTAA
- a CDS encoding adenosine kinase, with the protein MTKQNIPAVLGMGNALVDVISVLENDSLLEQFGLPRGSMTLVDAIQSKTIYDATYSEKSELATGGSVANSIRALANLGGNAGYMGKIGRDELGDLFRNDFEKRGVKTHLFHSESATGRVMGLVSPDSERTMATYLGAAAEMLPEEVTDELFHGYEYVYIEGYLVFNHDLIKACAVAAKKAGVKIAVDLSSFNVVEANLDFLKELIRDYVDIVFANEEEAKSYTGLDPEAALHEIAQGNKIAVVKVGKEGSMIKQGDAVARVGVIPAKALDTTGAGDAYAAGFFYGLTNGYDLEKCGKIAALVSGKVVEVMGPNLADGQWPEVKAEIEKIVG; encoded by the coding sequence ATGACAAAACAAAATATTCCTGCTGTGTTGGGCATGGGCAACGCTTTGGTAGATGTAATCTCGGTTTTAGAGAATGATTCATTGCTGGAACAGTTCGGTCTGCCGCGCGGTAGTATGACATTGGTTGACGCCATCCAATCGAAAACCATTTACGACGCAACTTACTCTGAAAAAAGTGAACTGGCTACCGGAGGATCGGTTGCCAACTCAATTCGTGCTTTAGCCAATCTTGGTGGAAATGCCGGATATATGGGGAAAATCGGTCGCGATGAATTGGGCGATCTCTTTCGTAACGACTTTGAAAAACGTGGTGTAAAAACACACTTATTTCATAGCGAAAGTGCTACCGGAAGAGTGATGGGATTGGTAAGTCCCGATTCGGAACGTACCATGGCAACCTATCTGGGCGCAGCTGCCGAAATGCTTCCCGAAGAAGTTACTGATGAATTATTTCATGGGTACGAATACGTTTATATTGAAGGTTACCTGGTTTTTAATCACGACCTGATTAAAGCTTGTGCGGTTGCTGCAAAAAAAGCAGGTGTAAAAATTGCTGTCGACCTGTCGAGTTTTAACGTAGTGGAAGCTAATCTCGATTTTCTGAAAGAGCTGATCAGGGATTATGTAGACATTGTTTTTGCCAACGAAGAAGAAGCAAAATCATACACCGGATTGGATCCGGAAGCGGCGCTACACGAAATTGCACAAGGCAATAAAATTGCTGTTGTAAAAGTGGGTAAAGAGGGTTCGATGATAAAACAAGGAGATGCTGTGGCTCGTGTTGGAGTTATTCCTGCAAAAGCACTGGATACAACAGGAGCAGGTGATGCTTATGCCGCCGGTTTCTTTTATGGCCTTACAAATGGTTACGACCTGGAAAAATGTGGCAAAATTGCGGCGCTTGTTTCAGGGAAAGTGGTGGAAGTAATGGGGCCAAATCTTGCCGATGGTCAGTGGCCGGAAGTTAAAGCCGAAATTGAAAAGATTGTAGGCTAA
- a CDS encoding deoxynucleoside kinase: MHIAIAGNIGAGKTTLSELLAKHYKWTPHYEDVDENPYLNDFYNDMQRWSFNLQIYFLNSRFKQIIDIRKSGKTIIQDRTIYEDAEIFAPNLHAMGLMSTRDFGNYKSLFDLMASLIQPPDLLIYLRASIPTLVNQIQKRGREYENSIRLDYLKQLNERYENWINGYKMGKLLVINVDDLDFTANPEDLSYVIDKIDAQIHGLF; the protein is encoded by the coding sequence ATGCACATTGCAATAGCGGGTAACATTGGTGCCGGAAAAACAACTTTGAGCGAACTTCTGGCAAAACACTATAAATGGACCCCACATTACGAAGACGTAGACGAAAATCCGTATTTGAACGATTTTTATAACGACATGCAGCGCTGGTCGTTTAACCTGCAGATTTACTTTTTAAATTCGCGTTTTAAACAGATTATCGATATCCGCAAGTCGGGAAAAACGATTATACAAGACCGTACAATTTATGAGGACGCAGAAATTTTTGCGCCCAACCTGCACGCCATGGGCCTGATGAGTACCCGCGATTTTGGCAACTACAAATCCCTGTTCGATTTGATGGCCAGCCTTATTCAACCACCTGATTTGCTGATTTATTTGCGGGCATCAATTCCAACGCTTGTAAATCAAATTCAGAAACGTGGACGTGAATACGAAAACTCAATTCGTTTGGATTATTTAAAACAGCTAAACGAACGTTATGAAAACTGGATAAACGGTTATAAAATGGGAAAACTTTTGGTGATTAATGTTGATGATCTTGACTTTACTGCCAATCCTGAAGACCTGAGTTATGTTATCGATAAAATCGATGCTCAGATACACGGTTTATTTTAG
- a CDS encoding GH3 auxin-responsive promoter family protein, with translation MPLLNSVIKWVNIKRNYQIQYYREYPHEIQNETLFGLLQSAKDTQWGKAHKFYDITSHKEFQKAMPLQTYEDVKPYIDRLRQGEKNLLWPGEVKWFAKSSGTTSDKSKFIPVTSEALEECHLRGPKDVFAQYITSNPESKVLKGKILTLGGSHRVSSFNNNSFHGDLSAIMIENEPFWSDLFRTPAAEIALIEEFEEKVEKIIDTTLDQNVTAFAGVPSWYLVLFKRVLEKTGKSNLLEVWPNLEVFAHGGVNFEPYREQYRKIIPSTQMHYVETYNASEGFFGIQDNEHQDDMLLMLDYGIFYEFIPMSEFGSENPTVLNLEDVELDENYAMVISTNAGLWRYVIGDTIKFTCKYPFKIKVTGRTKHFINAFGEELIIDNAEQALKVACHHTGAIVNEYTAGPVFMSDNSKGAHQWIIEFAKSPKDIDHFKTILDNSLKTLNSDYEAKRHKNMTLEMLHLTVAPKGTFYNWMKQRGKVGGQNKIPRLANNRKYLDELMNILGTDR, from the coding sequence ATGCCTCTACTAAATTCAGTTATTAAGTGGGTAAACATTAAACGTAACTACCAAATACAGTACTACCGCGAATATCCGCACGAAATTCAAAACGAAACTTTATTCGGCCTCCTGCAAAGTGCTAAAGATACACAATGGGGAAAAGCACATAAATTTTATGACATTACATCTCACAAAGAGTTTCAAAAAGCTATGCCCCTGCAAACCTACGAAGATGTAAAACCATACATCGACCGCTTGCGCCAGGGCGAAAAAAACCTGCTGTGGCCGGGAGAAGTAAAATGGTTTGCCAAATCGAGCGGAACAACCAGCGACAAAAGTAAATTTATACCGGTTACCTCCGAAGCGTTGGAAGAGTGCCACCTGCGTGGCCCTAAAGATGTTTTTGCACAATACATTACTTCAAATCCGGAATCAAAAGTTTTAAAAGGAAAAATACTGACTTTAGGAGGCAGCCATCGGGTAAGCAGTTTTAACAACAACTCGTTTCATGGCGATTTATCGGCGATTATGATCGAGAATGAGCCATTTTGGTCGGATTTATTTAGAACCCCGGCAGCAGAAATTGCACTCATTGAAGAATTTGAAGAGAAAGTAGAAAAAATAATTGATACTACCCTTGACCAAAATGTTACTGCTTTTGCAGGCGTTCCGTCGTGGTACCTGGTGCTTTTTAAACGCGTGTTGGAAAAAACCGGCAAATCAAACCTGCTTGAAGTGTGGCCAAACCTTGAAGTGTTTGCACACGGTGGCGTAAATTTTGAGCCCTACCGCGAGCAATACAGGAAAATTATTCCATCAACACAAATGCACTACGTTGAAACCTACAATGCTTCAGAAGGTTTCTTTGGAATTCAGGATAACGAACACCAGGACGATATGCTGCTGATGCTCGATTATGGTATTTTCTACGAATTCATCCCGATGTCGGAATTTGGCAGCGAAAATCCTACTGTTCTCAATCTTGAGGATGTGGAGCTGGACGAAAACTATGCTATGGTAATTTCTACCAATGCAGGCTTGTGGCGCTATGTTATTGGCGATACCATAAAATTTACCTGTAAATACCCGTTTAAGATAAAAGTAACAGGCCGCACGAAACATTTTATAAATGCTTTTGGCGAAGAACTGATTATCGACAACGCCGAGCAGGCGCTAAAAGTCGCTTGTCACCATACCGGAGCAATTGTTAATGAATACACAGCCGGTCCGGTTTTTATGAGCGACAACAGCAAAGGAGCCCACCAGTGGATTATAGAATTTGCGAAGTCGCCAAAAGACATTGATCACTTTAAAACGATACTCGATAATTCGTTAAAAACACTAAACTCAGACTACGAAGCCAAGCGCCATAAAAACATGACCCTTGAAATGCTGCATCTTACAGTGGCTCCAAAAGGCACTTTTTATAACTGGATGAAGCAGCGTGGCAAAGTTGGCGGGCAAAATAAAATTCCGCGGCTGGCCAATAACCGAAAATATCTCGACGAACTTATGAACATTCTGGGGACTGACAGGTAA
- a CDS encoding CvpA family protein — MNYIDIVLGILLILAAINGFSKGLISEVASIAALILGIWGAIKFSYVTTDFLIENFDMHSEHMNIISFVITFVVIVILVHIVGSTVSKLAETVLLGFVNKLAGLVFGVLKSALILSIILVIFDKIDEDVHILSREAKENSRMYEPIRSFAPSIFPFIEGWEIDMKENNEYENVV, encoded by the coding sequence ATGAATTACATCGATATTGTTTTGGGCATATTGTTGATACTGGCAGCAATAAATGGTTTTAGTAAAGGATTAATTTCTGAAGTAGCATCAATTGCAGCATTAATTCTTGGAATTTGGGGTGCCATAAAATTTTCGTATGTCACCACCGATTTTCTTATCGAAAATTTCGATATGCATTCCGAACACATGAATATCATTTCGTTTGTAATCACCTTTGTGGTTATTGTAATTCTTGTACACATTGTTGGAAGCACGGTGAGCAAACTGGCCGAAACGGTTCTGCTGGGCTTTGTAAACAAACTGGCCGGTCTGGTTTTTGGCGTTTTAAAGTCGGCTTTGATATTAAGTATAATATTGGTTATCTTCGACAAAATTGATGAGGATGTTCATATTCTGTCTCGTGAAGCCAAAGAAAATTCGCGAATGTATGAGCCAATCCGATCATTTGCACCATCGATTTTTCCGTTTATCGAAGGATGGGAAATTGATATGAAAGAGAATAACGAATATGAAAATGTGGTCTAA
- a CDS encoding DUF3667 domain-containing protein gives MWSKLKERFNGKDNSNWHIDVDCLNCGTNFSGHYCPNCGQAVKEYDKPFGFIFYNFLGDFFAFDTRFFKTLFALIARPGFLTKEYFAGRRVRYTPPFRIFVFVSFVLFFLLQIVTNNGLSTVLDSDLKDAKVNLDSTSVVAADSVLNQVNEELSPQEKQTLDEVLSKGNIKMDSIDISRAADELNMRWDGARNIRLALNNQADKMQKELEEETDPAKRAELQENIQLLRSPEATMAKILKYISYAFFLLLPLFALILKLIYIRRKQNYMRHLVFSIHIHSFIFLVMTTIIGLYLLFDESTSTVSGILFLSIPIYIIIAIKKFYGQSLGKVILKFFTLSFLYNIVFFTVVLLAALDAINVL, from the coding sequence ATGTGGTCTAAATTAAAAGAGCGTTTTAACGGGAAAGACAATTCAAACTGGCACATCGATGTTGATTGTTTAAACTGCGGCACAAATTTCTCGGGGCATTATTGCCCGAATTGCGGTCAGGCAGTTAAAGAATACGACAAACCTTTTGGTTTTATCTTTTACAATTTTCTTGGCGATTTTTTTGCTTTCGACACCCGTTTTTTCAAAACTCTTTTTGCATTGATTGCCCGTCCGGGTTTTCTTACCAAAGAATATTTTGCCGGACGAAGAGTGCGCTACACTCCGCCGTTTCGCATTTTTGTTTTTGTAAGTTTTGTGCTCTTTTTTTTGTTACAAATTGTAACGAACAACGGCCTGTCAACAGTTTTAGACTCAGATTTGAAAGATGCTAAAGTGAATCTTGACTCAACATCAGTAGTCGCTGCCGATTCGGTTCTCAATCAGGTAAACGAAGAACTCTCTCCGCAGGAAAAACAGACGCTTGACGAAGTGTTAAGCAAAGGAAATATTAAGATGGACAGTATTGATATTTCCAGGGCTGCAGATGAACTTAATATGAGATGGGATGGTGCACGTAACATCAGGCTGGCACTGAATAATCAGGCGGATAAAATGCAAAAGGAGCTGGAAGAAGAAACCGATCCTGCGAAACGTGCCGAATTGCAGGAAAATATTCAGTTGCTGCGATCGCCTGAAGCCACAATGGCCAAAATATTAAAATACATTTCATACGCATTTTTTCTGTTGCTGCCTTTGTTTGCACTTATTCTAAAACTCATTTATATCCGGCGAAAGCAAAACTATATGCGCCATTTGGTATTTTCCATTCACATCCATTCGTTCATTTTTCTGGTAATGACCACTATTATTGGACTGTATCTTTTGTTTGATGAAAGCACGAGTACTGTGTCCGGAATATTGTTCTTATCTATCCCAATTTATATAATAATCGCCATAAAGAAATTTTACGGGCAATCACTGGGTAAAGTTATTTTGAAATTCTTCACCTTATCGTTTTTATATAACATCGTGTTTTTTACGGTAGTTTTACTTGCCGCATTGGATGCCATAAATGTGCTCTGA
- a CDS encoding DUF6249 domain-containing protein — protein sequence MEELIAVGVVFFGAYHIIKLFSTHLLKRKLIKAEQYDRVGILEEPKNENDETNRYPSLKWGLVALMTGLGFIIIEVMGLFNSEMVRGRDAVLPIGILMVCIALGFLIYFFIMNGKAVKK from the coding sequence ATGGAAGAATTAATTGCAGTTGGCGTAGTATTTTTTGGAGCGTATCATATCATCAAACTTTTTTCTACGCACTTATTAAAAAGAAAATTGATTAAGGCGGAACAATACGATCGGGTGGGAATACTTGAAGAACCTAAAAACGAAAACGACGAAACAAATCGTTATCCTTCGTTAAAATGGGGTTTGGTAGCATTAATGACCGGATTAGGATTTATCATTATCGAGGTTATGGGATTGTTTAACAGCGAAATGGTGAGAGGACGTGATGCGGTTTTACCAATCGGAATTTTAATGGTTTGCATTGCGCTCGGGTTCCTGATTTATTTCTTTATCATGAATGGCAAAGCCGTGAAAAAATAA
- the fmt gene encoding methionyl-tRNA formyltransferase, producing the protein MQGKDLKVVFMGTPDFAVASLKALVEGGYNIVGVITAPDKPAGRGKKLNQSAVKIYAVEQGLKVMQPEKLNNPEFLDELQALNADLQVVVAFRMLPEVVWDMPRLGTFNLHGSLLPHYRGAAPLNWAVINGESQTGVTTFLLDHEIDTGKILFRKEIDIWENDTVGTIHDTLMEIGAKLVVETVDALASGDYKAIPQEELVADGEEIKHAPKIFKEDCKIDWSADADAVRNLIRGLSPYPAAWSTLRHKESGKEIATKIFMAMRVEDNKNTPPGTLESDGKNFIKVACTNGWLQITDLQIAGKKRMKVQDFLRGFQQIGEYTFL; encoded by the coding sequence ATGCAAGGAAAAGACCTGAAAGTAGTTTTTATGGGAACGCCCGATTTTGCAGTGGCTAGTTTAAAGGCCCTGGTTGAAGGTGGGTACAATATTGTTGGTGTTATTACAGCGCCCGACAAACCGGCCGGGCGCGGAAAAAAGTTAAACCAATCGGCAGTAAAAATCTATGCAGTAGAACAAGGATTAAAAGTAATGCAACCCGAAAAGCTTAATAATCCGGAGTTTTTGGATGAACTGCAAGCTTTAAATGCCGATCTGCAGGTGGTTGTAGCTTTCAGAATGTTGCCCGAAGTTGTTTGGGACATGCCTCGTTTGGGAACATTTAATTTACACGGTTCGTTGCTTCCACATTACCGCGGTGCAGCACCTTTAAACTGGGCCGTAATAAATGGAGAATCACAAACCGGAGTAACAACGTTTTTGCTCGATCATGAGATTGATACCGGCAAAATACTTTTCAGAAAAGAGATTGATATTTGGGAAAACGATACGGTTGGAACCATACACGACACACTAATGGAAATTGGTGCCAAACTGGTTGTTGAAACCGTTGATGCGTTAGCCAGCGGAGATTACAAAGCCATTCCGCAGGAAGAACTTGTTGCAGATGGTGAAGAAATTAAACACGCACCAAAAATTTTCAAGGAAGACTGTAAAATCGACTGGTCGGCAGATGCAGATGCTGTTCGGAATCTTATTCGCGGTTTGTCGCCCTACCCCGCTGCATGGAGTACACTTCGCCACAAAGAATCGGGGAAAGAAATTGCTACCAAAATATTTATGGCCATGCGTGTTGAGGACAACAAAAATACGCCTCCGGGAACCTTGGAAAGCGATGGCAAAAACTTTATTAAAGTAGCCTGTACAAATGGCTGGCTTCAAATTACCGATCTGCAAATTGCAGGAAAGAAAAGAATGAAAGTTCAGGATTTTCTTCGGGGATTTCAACAAATCGGAGAATACACATTTCTATAA
- a CDS encoding DUF5522 domain-containing protein: MGYFDDLFPDRYEDELQEGKDFYMENGYRVMTESYLRNRGYCCANGCRHCPYWPKAQKGNTNLRKK, from the coding sequence ATGGGATATTTCGACGACCTTTTTCCTGACCGATACGAGGATGAATTACAGGAGGGTAAAGATTTTTATATGGAAAATGGCTACCGGGTAATGACCGAATCATACCTGAGAAACCGGGGCTACTGTTGTGCAAATGGATGCCGCCACTGCCCCTACTGGCCGAAAGCGCAGAAAGGAAATACCAACCTCAGAAAAAAATAG
- a CDS encoding O-antigen ligase family protein — MPQKAVIRIALFYLISIGFIALNLWFVIEKHMLYANVLPLACVMVLLAVYSFDKLVYLIAFLAPLSIPLREYLPGIGFDMYIPTEPLLFGVLLLFILKIIQERQFDRKILLHPVSLAVYLNLFWILITSVTSTMPMVSFKFLLMRIWFIVGLYLLTAKIFKDGKNMEKYVWLYVLPLMLVIFYSTFRHLGYGLWDKQAAHFVVSPFYRDHTSYGAATAIYIPFLVMFILSKAYSKNIRLFAAAALGVVTLGFLLSYSRAAWLSLIIAFGVWSIVKLRIRFKTLFISIVSVIALFLVFQTQILMKLEQNSEESSANMMTHISSMSNISSDASNLERINRWSCAIRMFADKPVVGYGPGTYMFKYANYQLSKDRTIISTNSADGGNAHSEYLGPLAESGVFGLATYLLIIILVIYTAVNTYTRLSDYRLRSIVLAALIGLVTYYIHGFLNNFLDTDKISVPFWGFTAMIVAIDILSRKQEKSTETKQVSE; from the coding sequence GTGCCACAAAAAGCGGTCATACGAATAGCACTTTTTTATCTCATTAGCATTGGTTTTATTGCTTTAAACTTGTGGTTTGTTATTGAAAAACACATGCTGTATGCCAATGTGCTGCCCCTGGCATGTGTTATGGTTTTGTTGGCCGTTTATTCATTTGATAAATTAGTTTACCTCATTGCTTTTTTGGCTCCCTTGTCTATACCGCTAAGGGAATATCTGCCCGGCATTGGTTTTGATATGTACATACCGACCGAACCCTTGCTTTTTGGAGTACTGTTGCTTTTTATTTTAAAAATAATTCAGGAACGTCAATTCGACAGAAAAATATTATTGCACCCGGTATCTCTGGCAGTCTATTTAAATCTATTTTGGATTTTAATCACCAGTGTAACCAGCACCATGCCAATGGTTTCCTTTAAGTTTTTGCTGATGCGCATTTGGTTTATCGTAGGTCTTTACCTGCTTACCGCCAAAATTTTTAAAGACGGCAAAAACATGGAAAAATATGTGTGGCTTTATGTTCTTCCGTTGATGCTGGTTATCTTTTACTCTACTTTCCGTCATCTGGGCTACGGTTTATGGGACAAGCAGGCGGCGCACTTTGTAGTATCGCCGTTTTACCGCGATCACACTTCTTACGGGGCTGCAACAGCCATTTATATTCCGTTTTTAGTAATGTTCATTCTTAGTAAAGCGTATTCAAAAAATATTCGTTTATTCGCCGCCGCCGCACTCGGTGTTGTTACTCTGGGATTTTTATTGTCATACAGCCGGGCAGCCTGGTTGAGTTTAATAATTGCCTTTGGTGTTTGGAGTATTGTAAAACTACGTATCCGGTTTAAAACACTTTTTATCAGCATAGTTTCAGTAATTGCTTTGTTTCTGGTGTTCCAAACTCAGATTTTAATGAAACTGGAGCAAAACTCGGAGGAGTCATCGGCCAATATGATGACCCACATTTCGTCGATGTCGAACATTAGTTCCGATGCATCGAACCTTGAGCGAATTAACCGCTGGAGTTGTGCCATCAGAATGTTTGCTGACAAACCGGTGGTTGGTTACGGCCCGGGAACTTACATGTTTAAATATGCTAATTACCAGTTGAGTAAAGACCGCACAATCATTAGTACCAACTCTGCCGACGGTGGAAATGCTCACAGTGAATACCTTGGTCCGCTGGCTGAATCGGGAGTATTTGGTTTGGCAACATACTTGCTCATAATTATTTTAGTGATTTATACCGCAGTAAACACATACACCAGGTTAAGCGATTATCGATTACGGTCGATTGTTTTGGCGGCCCTAATTGGACTGGTTACCTACTACATCCACGGATTTCTGAATAATTTCCTTGATACAGATAAAATATCGGTGCCGTTTTGGGGGTTTACAGCAATGATTGTCGCCATTGATATTCTTTCAAGAAAACAGGAAAAGTCTACCGAAACGAAACAGGTTTCGGAATAA